From a region of the Corallococcus coralloides DSM 2259 genome:
- a CDS encoding MlaE family ABC transporter permease: MSTTALAWLGRSAMRAVGGVGALALVAGRTAWGLRRLERRELARGLVQFGYGSLPLALATAALAGVIVVVQAALYIQRFGARAFLGWAAGYGVLWEFGPLLLGLIMSARIGARNAAELATLKVGGQIEGLRGIGLDPFALLVAPRVVAMELSMLALSTFTFLVSILCEAVAARLTLDLPVRVFFGTFAQMLSPSDILGGVVKTGAFGLAISLVSTAVGLRAKGGARAVGEAAASAVVLGCAAIFLLDFLLTTLLSRWLA; the protein is encoded by the coding sequence GTGAGCACCACCGCCCTGGCGTGGCTGGGACGCTCGGCGATGCGGGCGGTGGGCGGCGTGGGAGCGCTGGCCCTGGTCGCGGGCCGCACGGCCTGGGGCCTGCGCAGGCTGGAGCGGCGCGAGCTGGCGCGAGGGCTGGTGCAGTTCGGCTACGGCTCACTGCCCCTGGCGTTGGCGACGGCGGCGCTGGCGGGCGTCATCGTGGTGGTGCAGGCGGCGCTCTACATCCAGCGCTTCGGGGCGAGGGCCTTCCTGGGATGGGCCGCGGGCTACGGCGTGCTGTGGGAGTTCGGCCCGCTGCTCTTGGGGCTGATCATGTCCGCGCGGATCGGCGCGAGGAACGCGGCGGAGCTGGCCACGCTGAAGGTGGGCGGACAGATTGAAGGCCTGCGAGGCATTGGCCTGGATCCATTCGCGCTGCTGGTGGCGCCCCGCGTGGTGGCGATGGAGCTGAGCATGCTGGCGCTGAGCACGTTCACGTTCCTGGTGTCCATCCTCTGCGAGGCGGTGGCGGCGAGGCTCACGTTGGACCTGCCGGTGCGGGTGTTCTTCGGGACGTTCGCGCAGATGCTGAGCCCCTCCGACATCCTGGGGGGCGTGGTGAAGACGGGAGCGTTCGGGCTGGCCATCTCGCTGGTGTCCACGGCGGTGGGGCTCCGGGCCAAGGGAGGCGCCCGCGCCGTGGGAGAGGCCGCGGCGAGCGCGGTGGTGCTGGGCTGCGCGGCCATCTTCCTCTTGGACTTCCTGCTGACGACGCTGCTGTCC
- a CDS encoding ABC transporter ATP-binding protein produces the protein MDLRAEALTLRYGTRTVLEPTDCHVPPGTQALVLGRSGSGKTTLLKAFAGLLRPSSGRVTWDGQDVAGLSGPERRAQQASFGFVFQTDALFDSLTVRQNVMQPLLRRRVPQDEARERTDAVLHSVGLADAADTLPERLSGGMKKRAGLARAIAARPAVLLADDPFAGLDPGTARQVARVLLEVAGQGTLLVAAPEAPVDLPLPRWLYLRSGRLVHDGAPAPQLESAPDEALA, from the coding sequence ATGGACCTGCGCGCCGAAGCCCTGACCCTCCGTTACGGCACCCGGACCGTGCTGGAGCCCACGGACTGCCACGTCCCGCCCGGCACGCAGGCGCTGGTGCTGGGGCGTTCGGGCTCGGGCAAGACGACGCTCCTGAAGGCCTTCGCGGGCCTCCTGCGCCCCTCCTCCGGACGGGTGACCTGGGACGGTCAGGACGTCGCCGGGCTCTCGGGGCCGGAGCGGCGCGCGCAGCAGGCGTCGTTCGGCTTCGTGTTCCAGACGGACGCGCTCTTCGACTCGCTGACGGTGCGGCAGAACGTGATGCAGCCGCTGCTCCGCCGCCGGGTGCCGCAAGACGAGGCCCGCGAGCGGACGGACGCGGTGCTGCACTCGGTGGGGCTGGCGGACGCGGCGGACACGCTGCCGGAGCGGCTGTCCGGCGGCATGAAGAAGCGCGCGGGGCTCGCGAGGGCCATCGCGGCGAGGCCGGCGGTGCTGCTGGCGGATGATCCGTTCGCGGGCCTGGATCCCGGCACGGCGCGTCAGGTGGCGCGGGTGCTCCTGGAGGTCGCGGGCCAGGGAACGCTGCTGGTAGCGGCGCCGGAAGCGCCGGTGGATCTTCCCCTGCCCCGCTGGTTGTACCTGCGAAGCGGCAGACTGGTGCACGATGGGGCCCCGGCGCCGCAGCTCGAAAGCGCGCCGGACGAGGCCCTCGCATGA
- a CDS encoding putative metal-binding motif-containing protein translates to MRLFLVAVLASVLAGCPKGDELKSAALKVQLHYEGFRPGCVTLTVTDQEEVSRQVTTNVNVSAGAPPGTLSVAVFRQAGWSNDVKLLARAHEQSCEGAQVATAEATASLAKDGITPVDLLLGALDADGDGFVRKEDQGTDCDDRDPDRKGPTPWYEDLDGDNYGNRLLPPRVTACEGPALTASRTGDCDDRDPSVHPDQAEFRCDGRDDNCDDVKDESFDVGGDCFNDSQCPGANVCGNGGVVCNSTVTPTAWYVDEDGDGKAGAEAGRTCGPVPAGTSAVSTDCDESTVHVANGLPEVCDRLDNNCAGGVDEGATCATLTWRENQQVDGDVPWNAITLHGTQGAWFASKNKLAYATSTTLTSFKCGGDWKAAWTSSTGRVFLAGANGELTTRTPADPTGTDCVPVVAAGNTSMLNGIVGLEQPAGSEPVLYAVASNGNIVRWRRPDAPTVVTQVPANLRAIDGLETPDTLMAVGFVTVGSQSTIRVFRSNSDGSAWQEDSFNPPIVGSLRGVDVVNSRLAFVAGDDGLVLQRYRGAWSPLPQASFLGTRLNALDVQGLAQGKAYMAAGQGGVFFFDGSTWLSAHPGTNALRSLDSTSPTNIGVVGDHGTVIYWRP, encoded by the coding sequence ATGCGTTTATTCCTGGTCGCTGTGCTCGCGAGCGTCCTCGCGGGGTGCCCCAAGGGCGATGAGCTCAAGTCCGCCGCTCTGAAGGTCCAGCTTCATTACGAAGGATTTCGGCCGGGGTGCGTGACGCTGACGGTCACGGATCAGGAAGAGGTTTCCCGGCAGGTCACGACGAACGTGAATGTGTCCGCCGGTGCGCCTCCGGGCACGCTGTCCGTGGCGGTGTTCCGGCAGGCAGGCTGGAGCAACGACGTGAAGCTCCTGGCCCGGGCTCACGAGCAGTCCTGCGAAGGCGCACAGGTGGCGACCGCGGAGGCCACCGCGAGCCTCGCGAAGGACGGCATCACGCCGGTGGACCTGTTGCTGGGCGCCCTGGACGCGGACGGCGACGGCTTCGTGCGCAAAGAGGACCAGGGCACGGACTGCGACGACCGCGATCCAGACCGCAAGGGCCCCACGCCCTGGTACGAGGACCTGGACGGCGACAACTACGGCAACCGCCTGTTGCCCCCACGGGTGACGGCCTGCGAGGGCCCCGCGCTGACCGCGTCCCGGACCGGGGACTGCGACGACCGCGACCCGAGTGTCCATCCGGATCAGGCGGAGTTCCGGTGTGATGGCCGGGACGACAACTGCGATGACGTGAAGGACGAGTCGTTCGACGTGGGCGGCGACTGCTTCAACGACTCCCAGTGCCCCGGCGCGAACGTCTGCGGCAATGGAGGCGTCGTCTGCAACAGCACCGTCACGCCCACGGCCTGGTACGTGGACGAGGACGGCGACGGAAAGGCGGGCGCGGAGGCGGGCCGGACGTGCGGACCGGTTCCCGCGGGCACGAGCGCGGTGTCCACCGACTGTGACGAAAGCACCGTCCATGTGGCGAACGGGCTTCCGGAGGTCTGCGACCGGCTGGACAACAACTGCGCGGGCGGCGTGGACGAGGGCGCCACCTGCGCCACGCTCACCTGGCGTGAGAACCAGCAGGTCGATGGGGATGTCCCCTGGAACGCCATCACCCTGCATGGGACCCAGGGGGCCTGGTTCGCGAGCAAGAACAAGCTCGCCTACGCCACCTCCACCACCCTGACGTCCTTCAAGTGTGGTGGGGATTGGAAGGCGGCGTGGACCAGCAGCACCGGGCGGGTATTCCTGGCGGGCGCGAATGGAGAGCTCACCACCCGCACGCCAGCAGACCCGACCGGCACCGATTGCGTGCCCGTGGTCGCGGCCGGAAACACCAGCATGCTCAATGGGATTGTCGGGCTGGAACAGCCCGCAGGCAGCGAGCCCGTCCTCTACGCCGTGGCGAGCAATGGAAACATCGTGCGTTGGCGCAGGCCGGATGCGCCCACGGTCGTGACCCAGGTCCCAGCCAACCTGCGAGCCATTGATGGCCTGGAGACACCTGACACGCTCATGGCCGTGGGCTTTGTCACCGTTGGAAGCCAGTCGACGATCCGGGTCTTCCGCTCCAACTCAGATGGAAGCGCCTGGCAGGAGGACTCTTTCAACCCTCCCATCGTGGGCTCTCTGCGCGGAGTGGACGTTGTGAACAGCCGCCTTGCATTCGTGGCGGGAGATGACGGGCTGGTGCTCCAGAGATATCGCGGGGCGTGGAGCCCCTTGCCCCAGGCCAGCTTCCTGGGAACCCGACTCAACGCCCTGGACGTTCAGGGCCTGGCGCAGGGCAAGGCCTACATGGCCGCCGGGCAGGGAGGCGTCTTCTTCTTCGATGGAAGCACCTGGCTCTCCGCCCACCCTGGCACGAACGCGCTCCGGTCCCTGGATTCGACATCCCCCACGAACATCGGAGTCGTGGGCGACCATGGAACCGTCATCTACTGGCGGCCCTGA
- a CDS encoding TolC family protein, translating into MPTVRRALFAAPLGACLCALAPDASAQTPPPTSGAPAATEAPASAFPKPPKPDAGAAPLTLERAVELASQKNEAVLAAGQSAEAAQARVARARAFFLPTITAAGTYTRRLRESTREVGGQTVVLQKFNALGAVFSGRMALFDARGFPLYKAAKLESEASKLDAVETRRQVSFSAANAFLVTLANQQVYQAAEQRLAYAKQSLADAQARASSGLASTNDVTRAELELATAESNLAAALGSAETSRLELGYLLVEPVEGELAPPEPLLADASQPTPPLELLTQGATDRRPDILSARLRVRSLRESAKEPLARLLPSLGASAQYRLTNEAGLNGNVGDGFLALDLTWTLFDGGTRYAERDERVATANVAELNTQAATRRVPVDIEQARVNLETARAALAQSEQAAKAARKNAAETGILYRQGLSTALTVADASLSLFEAEVALARNRYGLGVALLGLRAAVGLNPLGKEP; encoded by the coding sequence ATGCCTACCGTCCGCCGTGCCCTCTTCGCCGCGCCCCTGGGTGCCTGCCTCTGCGCGCTGGCCCCGGACGCCTCCGCCCAGACGCCGCCGCCCACCTCCGGGGCGCCCGCCGCCACCGAGGCTCCCGCCAGCGCCTTCCCCAAGCCGCCGAAGCCGGACGCCGGTGCCGCGCCACTGACCCTGGAGCGCGCCGTGGAGCTCGCCTCGCAGAAGAACGAGGCCGTGCTCGCCGCGGGGCAGTCCGCCGAGGCCGCCCAGGCCCGCGTCGCCCGCGCCCGCGCCTTCTTCCTGCCCACCATCACGGCCGCTGGCACCTACACGCGGCGCCTACGTGAGTCCACGCGCGAGGTCGGCGGACAGACCGTCGTGCTCCAGAAGTTCAACGCGCTGGGCGCGGTCTTCTCCGGCCGGATGGCCCTCTTCGACGCGCGCGGCTTCCCGCTCTACAAGGCCGCGAAGCTGGAGAGCGAGGCCTCCAAGCTGGACGCCGTGGAGACGCGCCGCCAGGTGTCCTTCAGCGCCGCCAACGCCTTCCTCGTCACCCTGGCCAACCAGCAGGTGTACCAGGCCGCCGAGCAGCGCCTGGCCTACGCGAAGCAGAGCCTGGCGGACGCGCAGGCCCGCGCCAGCTCCGGGCTCGCCAGCACCAACGACGTCACGCGCGCGGAGCTGGAGCTGGCCACCGCCGAGTCCAACCTCGCCGCCGCCCTGGGCAGCGCGGAGACGAGCCGCCTGGAGCTGGGCTACCTGCTCGTGGAGCCCGTGGAAGGGGAGCTCGCGCCGCCGGAGCCGCTGCTCGCGGACGCCAGCCAGCCCACGCCGCCCCTGGAGCTGCTCACGCAGGGGGCCACGGACCGGCGGCCGGACATCCTCTCCGCGCGCCTGCGCGTGCGCTCGCTGCGGGAGAGCGCGAAGGAGCCCCTGGCGCGCCTGCTGCCGTCGCTGGGCGCGAGCGCGCAGTACCGCCTCACCAACGAGGCAGGCCTCAACGGCAACGTCGGTGATGGCTTCCTCGCCCTGGACCTCACCTGGACGCTCTTCGACGGCGGCACCCGCTACGCCGAGCGCGACGAGCGCGTGGCCACCGCCAACGTCGCGGAGCTGAACACCCAGGCCGCGACGCGCCGCGTGCCGGTGGACATCGAGCAGGCGAGGGTGAACCTGGAGACGGCGCGGGCCGCGCTCGCGCAGAGCGAGCAGGCGGCGAAGGCGGCGCGGAAGAACGCCGCGGAAACAGGCATCCTCTACCGTCAGGGCCTGTCCACCGCGCTCACCGTGGCGGACGCGTCGCTCAGCCTCTTCGAGGCGGAGGTGGCGCTCGCCCGGAACCGCTATGGGCTGGGCGTGGCGCTGTTGGGCCTGCGGGCCGCTGTCGGACTGAATCCACTGGGGAAGGAACCGTGA
- a CDS encoding efflux RND transporter periplasmic adaptor subunit: protein MQRTGVLALSLAVLALAPGCKKEATAQGGKGAGRGPTQFPVEVAPVEARDVEYAVSAVGAVEAFESVQITARVPGALERVSFAEGQSVKKGDTLAEIEPARYAIAVRAAEAALQKAQAALVEAKAGAQRRAEVNAQSPGLLPAEQLETYQARAATAQADVAAAKAALDQAQLNQRDAYVRAPMDGILQTRTVQTGQYVQPGVVLATLLRREPLLLRFNVPAADVTRITPGMPARFTVRSDGGAYEAKITYVSASADAQSRMVAVTAEVTGEAAQKLRPGAFATVSVPVESRGDSPVIPQTAIRPSERGFLAFVVTDNKARERILELGLRTPDGRVEVKEGLKPGETLVVRGAEALRDGVAVRVEEARPKPKVGGEQPPAEARGDTHPNAGAEGRP from the coding sequence ATGCAACGCACTGGAGTGCTGGCCCTGTCGCTGGCCGTGCTGGCCCTGGCCCCTGGATGCAAGAAGGAAGCGACCGCGCAAGGCGGCAAGGGCGCGGGCCGGGGTCCCACCCAGTTCCCCGTGGAGGTCGCGCCCGTGGAGGCGCGTGACGTGGAGTACGCGGTCAGCGCCGTGGGCGCGGTGGAGGCCTTCGAGAGCGTGCAGATCACCGCGCGCGTGCCGGGCGCCCTGGAGCGGGTGTCCTTCGCGGAAGGCCAGTCGGTGAAGAAGGGCGACACGCTCGCGGAGATCGAACCCGCGCGCTACGCCATCGCCGTGCGCGCCGCGGAGGCCGCGCTGCAGAAGGCCCAGGCCGCGCTGGTGGAGGCCAAGGCCGGCGCCCAGCGCCGCGCGGAGGTCAACGCGCAGAGCCCGGGCCTCCTGCCCGCCGAACAGCTGGAGACGTACCAGGCCCGCGCCGCCACCGCCCAGGCGGACGTGGCGGCCGCGAAGGCGGCGCTGGACCAGGCGCAGCTCAACCAGCGCGACGCCTACGTGCGCGCCCCCATGGACGGCATCCTCCAGACGCGCACCGTGCAGACGGGCCAGTACGTGCAGCCGGGCGTGGTGCTGGCCACGCTCTTGCGCCGTGAGCCGCTGCTCCTGCGCTTCAACGTGCCCGCGGCGGACGTGACGCGGATCACGCCGGGGATGCCCGCGCGCTTCACGGTGCGCTCGGACGGCGGCGCGTATGAAGCGAAGATCACCTACGTGTCCGCGAGCGCGGACGCGCAGAGCCGCATGGTGGCCGTGACCGCGGAGGTGACGGGCGAGGCCGCGCAGAAGCTGCGCCCGGGCGCCTTCGCCACGGTGAGCGTGCCGGTGGAGTCGCGCGGGGACAGCCCGGTGATTCCGCAGACGGCCATCCGCCCCAGCGAGCGCGGCTTCCTGGCGTTCGTGGTGACGGACAACAAGGCGCGCGAGCGCATCCTGGAGCTGGGCCTGCGCACGCCGGACGGGCGGGTGGAGGTGAAGGAAGGCCTCAAGCCCGGTGAGACGCTGGTGGTGCGCGGCGCGGAGGCCCTGCGCGACGGTGTGGCCGTGCGCGTGGAAGAGGCGCGCCCGAAGCCGAAGGTGGGCGGTGAGCAGCCCCCGGCCGAGGCCCGCGGCGACACCCACCCGAACGCGGGCGCGGAGGGCCGTCCATGA